From a single Okeanomitos corallinicola TIOX110 genomic region:
- a CDS encoding DUF4276 family protein — MIRLYLFAEGQTEQTFADNILTPHLARYNVFLEKIILIAHARRKGKVHRGGGRKYEPMRDDILRFIKQEKGANVFFTTMIDLYAIAPEFPGLNESEKLRQNPIQRVEFLEKAFADDIDDRRFVPYIQFHEYEAYLFADPNCFNKHYGNCSEKVKILKNIVDSYETPELINDGIETAPSKRIISQFPTYEKGKVADGSQLAELIGLETIRNKCPHFNSWLLQLESLTL; from the coding sequence ATGATTAGACTCTATTTATTTGCTGAAGGACAAACTGAACAGACATTTGCTGATAATATCCTTACACCACATCTGGCTAGATATAATGTTTTTTTGGAGAAAATTATATTGATAGCTCATGCTAGGAGAAAAGGTAAAGTTCATCGTGGAGGTGGTCGAAAATATGAACCAATGAGAGATGATATTTTGCGTTTTATCAAACAGGAGAAAGGAGCTAATGTTTTCTTTACAACGATGATTGATTTGTATGCGATCGCTCCTGAATTTCCAGGATTAAATGAATCTGAAAAACTCCGTCAAAATCCTATACAAAGAGTAGAATTTTTAGAGAAAGCTTTTGCTGATGATATTGATGATAGACGATTTGTTCCCTATATTCAATTCCATGAATACGAAGCTTATCTGTTTGCTGATCCAAATTGTTTTAATAAACATTATGGTAACTGTTCAGAAAAAGTTAAAATTCTCAAGAATATTGTTGATAGTTATGAAACTCCTGAATTAATAAATGATGGTATAGAAACAGCACCTAGTAAACGTATTATTTCCCAGTTTCCTACTTATGAAAAAGGAAAGGTTGCTGATGGTTCACAATTAGCTGAATTAATAGGTTTAGAAACAATTAGGAATAAATGTCCTCACTTTAATTCATGGTTGTTGCAACTTGAATCATTGACACTGTAA
- a CDS encoding AAA family ATPase: MLQRLKLNGFKSIKNMDLELRPLNILIGANGAGKSNLISFFKMLNEMMSDRLQQYIAISGYAQSLLHFGPKVTPQIEAQLEFEFRGAAYKYHFNLLHAAGDTLIFGEENLSAKGLENNSRLLSLFNSLGSGHQESKMIDGVAEGLQTAIPLNYLLDQFRVYHFHDTSSTSAIRQSCYVGYNKLLMSDGGNVAALLLRLREDNNIAYQRIIKTIRLIAPFFDDFVLEPRGNNVILNWREKGSEQVFGPHQFSDGTLRAICLITLLLQPEEQILKLIIVDEPELGLHPYALNIIAAIFGKASYHTQILISTQSTAFLDNFNPEDVITVDRVDKESIFKRLNAEELEAWLEEYSLGEIWEKNIIGGGPH; encoded by the coding sequence ATGTTACAACGACTAAAACTTAATGGATTCAAGTCTATTAAAAATATGGATCTTGAATTGCGTCCTTTAAATATTTTAATTGGAGCTAATGGAGCAGGTAAAAGTAATCTCATTTCGTTTTTTAAGATGTTAAATGAGATGATGAGCGATAGATTGCAACAATATATTGCTATATCTGGTTATGCTCAATCTCTATTGCACTTTGGACCCAAGGTAACACCACAAATAGAAGCACAATTAGAGTTTGAATTTAGAGGTGCTGCATATAAATATCATTTTAATTTGCTTCATGCAGCAGGAGATACACTAATTTTTGGCGAAGAAAATTTGAGCGCAAAGGGGTTAGAAAATAACTCTCGGTTACTATCACTTTTTAATTCTTTGGGTTCAGGACATCAGGAATCAAAAATGATTGATGGAGTAGCAGAAGGTTTGCAAACTGCTATCCCTCTTAATTACTTGTTAGATCAATTTCGTGTTTACCACTTTCATGATACATCTTCTACGTCAGCAATTCGTCAATCCTGTTATGTTGGTTATAATAAGTTATTAATGTCTGATGGGGGAAATGTAGCCGCATTACTTCTGAGATTACGCGAAGACAATAACATAGCCTATCAGCGTATTATTAAAACTATTCGTTTAATCGCCCCATTTTTTGATGATTTTGTGCTTGAACCTAGAGGTAATAATGTTATTCTGAATTGGCGAGAAAAAGGATCGGAACAAGTTTTTGGACCTCATCAATTCTCTGATGGGACATTGCGTGCTATTTGTTTAATTACTTTGCTTTTGCAACCTGAAGAACAAATACTAAAATTAATTATTGTTGATGAGCCAGAATTGGGTTTACATCCTTATGCTTTAAATATTATAGCGGCGATTTTTGGTAAGGCTTCCTATCATACACAAATTTTAATTAGTACCCAATCTACTGCTTTTTTAGATAACTTTAATCCTGAAGATGTAATTACAGTAGATAGAGTAGATAAGGAGTCAATATTTAAAAGGTTAAATGCAGAAGAGTTAGAAGCTTGGTTAGAAGAATATAGTTTAGGAGAAATTTGGGAAAAAAATATCATTGGTGGAGGTCCCCACTAA
- a CDS encoding Uma2 family endonuclease → MVISQTHPPNPTTEVEKTNFTPEEYRAMEETATEKHEYCNGEIIVMPGGSEVHSRIGVNITTLLNVALRDTDFQTYNGDLRIWIPEFNHGTYADVMVINCEPEFNGDRTDEILNPLLIIEVLSPSTEGYDRGDKFRKYRAISSFCEYLLVSQTEPYIEHYYKQENQNHDLWQLQAYDQIEKSVFLHSLNVEIPMNEIYRRINF, encoded by the coding sequence ATGGTTATTTCTCAAACCCACCCACCAAACCCCACAACAGAGGTTGAAAAAACAAACTTCACTCCAGAAGAATATCGCGCAATGGAGGAAACAGCTACAGAAAAACATGAATATTGTAATGGAGAAATTATTGTTATGCCTGGAGGTTCAGAAGTTCATAGCCGTATAGGTGTAAATATTACTACTTTGCTGAATGTAGCTTTGAGAGATACTGATTTTCAAACTTATAATGGTGATTTAAGAATTTGGATTCCTGAATTTAATCATGGAACTTATGCTGATGTGATGGTGATTAACTGTGAACCAGAATTTAATGGCGATCGCACTGATGAAATTCTCAACCCTTTATTAATTATTGAGGTGCTTTCTCCTTCTACTGAAGGTTATGACAGAGGGGATAAATTCAGAAAATATCGCGCAATTTCTAGTTTTTGTGAATATCTGTTAGTGAGTCAAACAGAACCTTATATTGAGCATTATTATAAACAGGAAAATCAAAATCATGATCTTTGGCAATTACAAGCTTATGATCAAATTGAAAAATCAGTTTTTCTGCACAGTTTAAATGTAGAAATTCCCATGAATGAAATTTATCGGCGGATTAATTTTTAA
- a CDS encoding retropepsin-like aspartic protease has translation MKIFKNIGIAAISGMMFLTVPSVATANDPGGCYMVTSSGKTVSLGTLCGMTTAPSSTPTVFKIPIKRRIGKTPIIDVTFNGSQTFEMVFDTGATGILITQKIAQALNFQASGKVKASIADGSIIELQTGRVLTIGVGGAVVNNAQVTVAPKAKIGLLGHGFFEKYDLKILKDQIEFYPR, from the coding sequence ATGAAAATTTTTAAAAATATAGGAATTGCCGCTATATCGGGAATGATGTTTTTAACAGTACCGTCCGTAGCTACAGCTAATGATCCCGGTGGTTGTTATATGGTGACATCATCCGGCAAAACTGTCAGCTTGGGGACACTCTGCGGTATGACGACAGCACCATCATCAACTCCCACAGTTTTTAAAATACCTATTAAACGTCGTATCGGTAAAACACCAATTATAGATGTCACATTTAATGGTAGTCAAACTTTTGAGATGGTTTTTGATACTGGTGCTACGGGGATTTTAATTACTCAAAAAATAGCTCAAGCTCTGAATTTTCAAGCCTCTGGAAAGGTAAAAGCCAGTATTGCTGATGGTAGTATTATTGAACTGCAAACAGGCAGAGTTTTAACAATCGGTGTAGGTGGTGCTGTCGTGAATAATGCTCAGGTTACTGTCGCACCTAAAGCTAAAATTGGTTTGTTAGGTCACGGTTTTTTTGAGAAATATGATCTGAAAATTCTCAAAGATCAAATTGAATTTTATCCACGTTAA
- a CDS encoding phospholipid carrier-dependent glycosyltransferase, whose translation MTKKWFRLGTIFIFILSFSLRFWGLDRFNTLVFDEVYFAQFGNNYLTQTPFFNAHPPLSQYIIGLGIWIGNHIPFWQNTVNGATGYLLSPWSYRWTNAFIGSLIPFIIILLTYQLSYRRSFALLAGLFTALDGLFLVESRYALSNIYIVFFGLLGNLCLLLALEKQNKQRWVALIIAGISFGASVGTKWNGLWFLAGVYGIWITACLISWLQSFLKNDNLNPQDNQNYEQIILQKITQINIFQMAFFLGIIPGIIYSLIWIPHLQLDTRYGFIEVHKQILQFHLQLGGNNPSIHPYCAAWYKWPLLTRPMAYYYQTTQNIRDPLPVFGPPLPRDAGKIIYDVHAIGNPFLWWFGLIAIIFLISMLFIKIILPGIQQKCLFIPKNIGTDTWIGLYIVINYAANLLPWVKVNRCVFIYHYMSAVVFTFIALAWFVDQCLRSYRKEWRIVGLTITFMIIAAFIFWLPIYLGLPLSVEDYRLRMWFRSWI comes from the coding sequence ATGACTAAAAAATGGTTTCGTCTCGGTACAATATTCATATTTATTCTGTCATTTAGCTTACGATTTTGGGGATTAGATAGATTTAATACCCTCGTATTTGATGAAGTTTACTTTGCTCAATTTGGCAATAACTATCTGACACAAACACCATTTTTTAATGCCCATCCTCCCCTCAGTCAATATATCATTGGCTTGGGAATTTGGATTGGTAATCATATTCCCTTTTGGCAAAATACCGTTAATGGTGCAACAGGTTATTTATTATCTCCTTGGAGTTATCGGTGGACAAATGCTTTTATAGGTTCATTAATTCCCTTCATAATTATTTTACTCACTTATCAACTAAGTTATCGGCGCAGCTTTGCTTTATTAGCAGGTTTATTTACAGCATTAGATGGTTTATTTTTAGTAGAATCTCGTTATGCTTTAAGTAATATCTATATAGTTTTCTTTGGACTACTTGGGAATTTGTGTTTATTATTAGCCTTGGAAAAACAAAATAAACAACGTTGGGTTGCTTTAATAATAGCTGGAATTAGTTTTGGTGCTTCCGTAGGAACAAAATGGAATGGTTTATGGTTTCTAGCAGGTGTTTATGGAATATGGATTACAGCTTGCTTAATTAGTTGGTTACAATCATTTTTAAAAAATGATAACTTGAATCCTCAAGATAACCAAAATTATGAGCAAATAATATTACAAAAAATTACACAAATCAATATTTTCCAGATGGCGTTTTTTCTAGGAATTATCCCCGGAATTATATATAGTTTAATTTGGATTCCTCACCTGCAACTAGATACAAGATATGGATTTATAGAAGTTCATAAACAAATTTTGCAATTTCATCTGCAATTAGGTGGCAATAATCCTAGTATTCATCCTTACTGTGCTGCATGGTATAAATGGCCGTTATTAACTAGGCCAATGGCTTATTATTATCAAACTACTCAAAATATCAGAGATCCTTTACCTGTATTTGGTCCACCTTTACCTCGTGATGCTGGTAAAATTATCTATGATGTCCATGCCATAGGTAATCCTTTTTTATGGTGGTTTGGTTTAATAGCAATAATATTTTTAATATCAATGTTATTTATTAAGATTATTTTACCAGGAATACAACAAAAATGCTTATTTATTCCTAAAAATATCGGTACTGACACTTGGATTGGTTTATATATAGTTATTAATTATGCTGCTAATTTATTACCTTGGGTGAAAGTAAATCGCTGTGTATTTATCTATCATTATATGAGTGCGGTGGTATTTACATTCATAGCCCTTGCTTGGTTTGTTGATCAATGTCTTCGCAGCTATCGCAAAGAATGGCGTATAGTTGGCTTAACTATTACTTTTATGATTATAGCTGCCTTTATTTTTTGGCTACCTATTTATTTGGGTTTACCTCTTTCTGTAGAGGATTATCGCTTACGGATGTGGTTTAGAAGCTGGATATAA
- the tsf gene encoding translation elongation factor Ts → MAEISAKLVQELRQKTGAGMMDCKKALIENDGSIEAAIDWLRKKGIAKADKASSRIAAEGLVETYIQPDGKVGVLIEVNCQTDFVARNDAFKSLVKTLAQQAATADSVESLLAQPYIENSSLTVDEAIKQATATLGENIQVRRFVSYAPAAGTSGIVDSYIHTGGRVGVLVELGAKTESAASNEEFQSLAKNVAMQVAACPNVEYVSVDQIPAEFVQKEKDIEMGKDDLGNKPENIREKIVQGRIEKRLKEITLLDQPYIRDQSISIEDLMKQVQSKVGEDIQVKGFVRYVLGEGIEKQEVSFADEVAAQMGAK, encoded by the coding sequence ATGGCGGAAATATCTGCAAAACTCGTCCAAGAGCTACGTCAAAAAACCGGCGCTGGCATGATGGACTGTAAAAAAGCGCTGATAGAAAATGATGGCAGTATAGAAGCAGCCATAGACTGGTTACGAAAAAAAGGTATTGCTAAAGCAGACAAAGCGAGTTCTCGGATTGCTGCTGAGGGTTTGGTGGAAACCTACATTCAACCTGATGGTAAGGTTGGTGTATTAATCGAAGTAAACTGCCAAACAGACTTTGTTGCTCGTAACGATGCTTTCAAATCCTTAGTTAAAACCCTGGCTCAACAAGCAGCAACTGCTGATAGTGTAGAGTCTTTGTTGGCTCAACCCTACATTGAAAATTCCAGCTTGACTGTAGATGAAGCTATTAAACAAGCAACTGCTACCTTGGGTGAGAATATTCAGGTACGACGTTTTGTTTCATATGCTCCAGCAGCAGGCACATCAGGAATAGTAGACAGCTATATCCACACAGGTGGTCGAGTGGGTGTATTAGTTGAACTAGGAGCAAAAACAGAGTCAGCTGCTAGTAATGAAGAGTTCCAAAGTCTGGCAAAAAATGTAGCAATGCAAGTTGCCGCTTGTCCCAATGTTGAATACGTGAGTGTAGATCAAATTCCTGCCGAATTTGTTCAAAAAGAGAAAGACATTGAAATGGGCAAGGATGATTTGGGTAATAAACCAGAGAACATTAGAGAAAAAATTGTTCAAGGTAGAATTGAAAAACGTCTAAAAGAAATTACTTTGCTGGATCAACCTTATATCCGCGATCAAAGTATTTCCATAGAAGACTTGATGAAACAAGTTCAATCTAAAGTAGGCGAAGATATCCAAGTTAAGGGCTTTGTCCGTTATGTACTGGGTGAAGGCATTGAAAAACAAGAAGTGAGCTTTGCTGATGAAGTAGCTGCTCAAATGGGTGCTAAATAA
- the recG gene encoding ATP-dependent DNA helicase RecG produces MTNEIPDWIRLHKALTVEAENGFTDLMGRQYRFSEFLSLTFGKFPQSLPSKERSRWHQIARQFADYPNTSVEIRQHLIAEVRRYLYQLQKELEEGTKEPEEPRANYKTKTIKTTPMVAEVSKRLAPKIDQKLSDLPEIGIKRAENLAKLNLLTVRDLLFYYPRDHIDYARQVNIQELQGGETVTIIATVKRCNCFTSPKNKKLTILELLLKDNTGQIRVNRFYAGARFSSRGWQESLKRRYAVGSVIAACGLVKASKYGVTLDNPEIEVLANPGDTIESFTIGRVVPIYGLTEGVMANTVRQAVIAALPAAVNFKDPLPPGLRKKYELMELKEAIPNIHFPKDSDTLKIARRRLVFDEFFYLQLGLLQRQKQAKAIQTSAVLAPKGKLLEQFNEILPFKFTNAQQRVINDILNDLQKPAPMNRLVQGDVGSGKTVVAVVAILAAIQSGYQAALMAPTEVLAEQHYRKLVSWFNLLHLPVELLTGSTKTAKRREIHAQLETGELPLLVGTHALIQDKVNFQSLGLVVIDEQHRFGVEQRAKLQQKGEQPHVLTMTATPIPRTLALTVHGDLDVSQIDELPPGRQEIKTSLLTGQQRPQAYDLMRREVAQGRQIYVVLPLVEESEKLDLRSAVDEHRKLQESVFPDFQVGLLHGKMTSAEKDEAITKFRDNETQILVSTTVVEVGVDVPNATVMLIEHAERFGLSQLHQLRGRVGRGAAQSYCLLMSSSRSPDAQQRLKVLEQSQDGFFISEMDMRFRGPGEVMGTRQSGVADFTLASLVEDEDVLLLARQAAEKVIDMDVSLARWPLMQDELQYRYARLMGGAILT; encoded by the coding sequence ATGACTAATGAAATACCTGATTGGATAAGATTACATAAAGCCTTGACAGTAGAGGCTGAAAATGGCTTTACAGATTTGATGGGTAGACAATATCGCTTTAGTGAATTTCTGAGTTTGACTTTTGGGAAATTCCCCCAAAGTTTACCATCAAAAGAGCGATCGCGCTGGCATCAAATAGCCAGACAATTTGCTGATTATCCAAATACAAGTGTAGAAATCAGACAGCATTTAATCGCAGAAGTAAGAAGATACCTTTACCAACTACAAAAAGAATTAGAAGAGGGAACTAAAGAACCAGAAGAACCAAGAGCAAATTATAAAACTAAAACCATCAAGACAACCCCAATGGTTGCCGAAGTTAGTAAGCGACTTGCTCCAAAAATTGATCAAAAACTGAGCGATTTACCAGAAATTGGCATTAAAAGAGCCGAGAATTTGGCAAAGTTAAATTTACTAACGGTCCGGGATTTGTTATTTTATTATCCCCGTGATCATATTGATTATGCTCGCCAAGTTAATATTCAAGAATTACAAGGAGGTGAAACAGTTACAATTATCGCTACAGTCAAGCGTTGTAATTGTTTTACCAGTCCTAAAAATAAGAAATTAACTATTTTAGAATTACTATTAAAAGATAATACTGGACAAATTAGAGTTAATCGTTTTTATGCTGGGGCAAGATTTAGTAGTCGTGGTTGGCAAGAAAGTTTAAAACGGCGTTATGCTGTGGGTAGTGTGATAGCTGCTTGTGGCTTAGTGAAAGCTAGTAAATATGGAGTAACTTTAGATAATCCTGAAATTGAAGTATTAGCAAATCCCGGTGATACGATAGAATCTTTTACTATTGGTAGAGTTGTTCCTATTTATGGTTTAACTGAAGGAGTAATGGCAAATACAGTTAGACAAGCTGTAATTGCGGCGTTACCTGCGGCGGTTAATTTTAAAGATCCTTTACCACCGGGTTTAAGAAAAAAATATGAATTGATGGAATTAAAAGAGGCAATTCCTAATATTCATTTTCCTAAAGATAGTGATACTTTAAAAATAGCTCGACGGCGTTTAGTATTTGATGAATTTTTCTATTTACAACTGGGTTTATTACAACGACAAAAACAAGCTAAGGCAATTCAAACTAGCGCGGTTTTAGCACCCAAAGGTAAGTTATTAGAACAGTTTAATGAGATTTTACCTTTTAAATTTACCAATGCTCAACAAAGGGTTATTAATGATATTCTTAATGATTTACAAAAACCTGCACCGATGAATCGTTTAGTTCAAGGTGATGTCGGTTCAGGTAAAACGGTGGTAGCTGTGGTGGCAATTTTAGCGGCTATTCAATCTGGTTATCAAGCGGCATTGATGGCACCGACGGAAGTATTAGCAGAACAACATTATCGAAAATTAGTTAGTTGGTTTAATCTCTTACATTTGCCAGTTGAATTATTAACAGGTTCAACAAAAACAGCAAAAAGAAGAGAAATTCATGCTCAGTTAGAAACAGGTGAATTACCTCTTTTGGTGGGAACTCATGCGTTAATTCAAGATAAAGTGAATTTTCAAAGTTTGGGTTTAGTTGTGATTGATGAACAGCATCGGTTTGGGGTAGAACAAAGGGCAAAGTTACAACAAAAAGGTGAACAACCCCACGTTTTAACTATGACTGCTACTCCTATTCCGAGAACTTTGGCGTTAACAGTTCATGGTGATTTAGATGTGAGTCAAATTGATGAATTACCACCGGGAAGACAAGAAATTAAAACATCTTTATTAACTGGTCAGCAAAGACCCCAAGCTTATGATTTAATGAGGAGAGAAGTTGCCCAAGGTAGACAAATTTATGTAGTTTTGCCTTTGGTGGAAGAGTCGGAAAAATTAGATTTGCGTTCCGCTGTTGATGAACATCGGAAATTACAAGAAAGTGTTTTTCCCGATTTTCAAGTTGGGTTATTACATGGAAAAATGACTTCCGCAGAAAAGGATGAAGCTATTACTAAATTTCGGGATAATGAAACCCAGATTTTAGTTTCTACGACTGTGGTAGAGGTGGGTGTGGATGTGCCTAATGCCACGGTGATGTTAATTGAACACGCGGAGAGATTTGGGTTATCGCAGTTACACCAATTACGGGGGCGTGTTGGTCGGGGTGCTGCACAATCCTATTGTTTATTGATGAGTAGTTCTCGGAGTCCTGATGCTCAACAGCGGTTGAAAGTGTTGGAACAGTCCCAGGATGGGTTTTTTATTTCGGAAATGGATATGCGGTTTCGTGGCCCTGGGGAAGTGATGGGGACTCGACAATCTGGGGTAGCGGATTTTACTTTGGCTAGTTTGGTGGAAGATGAGGATGTGTTGTTGTTAGCGCGTCAAGCTGCGGAGAAGGTGATTGATATGGATGTGAGTTTGGCGCGTTGGCCATTGATGCAGGATGAGTTGCAGTATAGGTATGCGCGGTTAATGGGGGGAGCAATTTTGACTTAG